GTGCCATTCCCTTGAAAGATGAAATTCCGGCGCGTGAGGCAAAGTATCGGAAGATTTTGGGTGCTATTATTGAAGATCCATTTGCATATGCTAATAATCTCTTTAAGAAATTCGACACCATTATGGCTCCGTTCGTTTCGCTCAATCTTAAGGAAATGTCACGGGAAGAGCTTATTGCACATGTTCATGACATTATTCAATTACATAAGGAAAGTATTTTCTATTATTTTGATGGTTGGTTCGCCATTACGCCTTTACCCGGACTTTTTCAGCAATTAGCGGGAGATTTGACTGGGCTGAAGCCTACCGATCCTCTATATTCAAAACTGACAATCAGTACAGACAACCCTCTTTATCGGGCTAACAGTGGTATTGCTGAACTTGCTCGCCTTGCTATTGAACTTAAATTAGAAGAGAATTTCAAACTTCCCGATAAAGATGTCATTCCAGCCATGGAAGGAAACGAGGCTGGGCAAAAATGGCTTAATAGATTAAATGATTTCTTGGAAAAAAACAAGTGGAAGTTGGTACGCATGTATGAATTTTGTGAACCTGGCTGGTACGACGAACCGTCCCTATTAATATCAGATATAAAAAGATATGTTGAAATAGGCGGAATCCATAAGATCGATCAAGATCGCGATATGATGGTTGCTGAGCGCGACGCATTGACAGTTGAATTTCTCGAAAAGGTTCCTGAAGCTCAAAGAAATTGGATGGAGAAATTAGTTCTTTGCTCTCGCGCCGCTAATTACTGGAGTGAGGGAGCTGCCTGGTACGGTGAATTCAAGCGTATGGCTTTTGGACGGCGGTGTTTTATCGAATGCGGCAGACGGCTAGTTGAGGATGGAGCAATCGATTCCCTTGATGATATATTCATGCTTTTTAGTGATGAGATTATTAGTAGTCTCGGCAATAGAGAAAGAGGCCGCTACCTCTCGCTTGTTAAGGAGAGAAAAGATGAATGGAACGGATACAAGCAGTTAACGCAAAAGCCTGATGGGGTTCCCGCCTTTTTGGGAGATGCTAACGCCATCCCTAACATGCTGCGGTTAGATCCAACACTAAGTGTTAGTATCTCTGTACCAACAGAAAAAGCAGAAGATGTCGGCGCCTTATGTGTGGGGGGTGCTGGGAGCCCTGGTATCACTGAGGGGATCGCACGCGTTATTTGGGATGAGAGTTTCTTTGATGAACTGCAAAAGGGCGAAATTATGGTTTGTCCCATGACAAGTGCTACATGGACTCCTTTATTTGGCATTATCAAGGGTCTCGTTTGCGACAGCGGTGGTTCTCTTTCACATCCTGTTATTGTCAGTCGAGAGTATGGGATCCCTGCCGTTGTGGGTACGGGTGACGCAACCCAGAAAATTAAGACTGGAGATAGGCTGAGAGTAGATGGTGATCTGCTGCGTGTATATAAAATTAGCTAACTTGCTACGTTTTAGGAAATCTTTCTCATAGTTTATGGTTTTAATCTATTTTGCTAAAATTTTTTTACATATATTTTGGATTTGGAGCGTTTTGTTGGAGGTTCGTTATATGAATGATCTTCGTTCATTTATTCGTGAATGCGAAAAGCATGGTCAACTTAAAACTATTAGCTCAGTCGTCGATTGGAATATGGAGTTATCGCATATCGCCAAAGTTAATGAGGAAGCTGGCGGTTCGGCTTTACTTTTTGAAAATGTTCAGGGGTACTCAATTCCTGTATTGACAAGTGCGTTTACTACACCATCGCGGATGGCCATTGCATTGGGACAGCCACCGCACTATTCTATGGCAAGGCTCGCCAAAGAATGGATGCTGTTGGCAACAAAAAAGTTGGTTCCGCCTACGATTGTTCGCGACGGGCCCATAATGGAAAACATTGTTTCGGGTGATGATGTTAATCTATATGATTTTCCGGTACCTTTTTTCAACGCGCTTGATGGTGGAAGATTTATTGGGACCGCAGTTTACCTTATTACGAAGGATCCTGATTCTGGTTGGGTGAATCTTGGCACATATCGCATGCAGGTTCATGATGGTAAGCGGTGTGGTGTTCAAATGATCAAGGGGAAGCATGGGGATTTGATTCTTCGCAAGTACCAGCAGAGAAAAGAAAAAATGCCCGCTGCCGCTGTTATAGGGGGCGACCCTTTACTATTTTTGGTCGGCAGCAGCATGATTCCTTTCCAGGTGAATGAATATGATGTCGTTGGAGCGCTGCGTGGTAAGGCAGTTGAAGTTTTAGAAAGTGATTTTAGTGGACTTCATTTACCTTCCCATGCCGAGATTGTCCTTGAGGGGGAAATAGATCCGGATGATTTTATCAATGAGGGGCCTTTTGGGGAATATACTGGATATTATTCCGGTGAGCCAACACCTAAAGTCTTTCTGAACGTTAAAAGGATTTTGCATAGAAATAATCCGATTTTTTGGGCTTGTGTTGTGGGCAGACCGATCAATGATGTCTGTATGATTCAATCGTTGAATCGCACTGCCAGCCTGTGGTCTGACCTTGAAGCTATGAAAATACCTGGGGTTAAGTCTGTGTATATACCTGCATCTTCAAGTGGACGATTTTGGGCAGTTGTTTCCGTCCAGCAGCTCTATCCTGGGCATTCGATGCAAGTCGGTACTGCCGTTATTTCTACGACAACAGGTAGTTATGGTTTGAAAGGTGTTATAATTGTAGAAGACGATATTGCTGCTGATGATTGGGAGCAAGTATTGTGGTCTCTTTCCGTCCGATATGATCCCCTGCGGAGTACACAGATTATAAATCGTGGTCGTTCAACT
The DNA window shown above is from Desulfatiglans anilini DSM 4660 and carries:
- a CDS encoding PEP-utilizing enzyme, whose protein sequence is MHYGRKDMPWEITDFDLAHYPVWVRTPAHTEPVMTPLYCEFWYGYMVDGIRRGCGKISLPTTLGYYWKLYKGHGYLTRAIPLKDEIPAREAKYRKILGAIIEDPFAYANNLFKKFDTIMAPFVSLNLKEMSREELIAHVHDIIQLHKESIFYYFDGWFAITPLPGLFQQLAGDLTGLKPTDPLYSKLTISTDNPLYRANSGIAELARLAIELKLEENFKLPDKDVIPAMEGNEAGQKWLNRLNDFLEKNKWKLVRMYEFCEPGWYDEPSLLISDIKRYVEIGGIHKIDQDRDMMVAERDALTVEFLEKVPEAQRNWMEKLVLCSRAANYWSEGAAWYGEFKRMAFGRRCFIECGRRLVEDGAIDSLDDIFMLFSDEIISSLGNRERGRYLSLVKERKDEWNGYKQLTQKPDGVPAFLGDANAIPNMLRLDPTLSVSISVPTEKAEDVGALCVGGAGSPGITEGIARVIWDESFFDELQKGEIMVCPMTSATWTPLFGIIKGLVCDSGGSLSHPVIVSREYGIPAVVGTGDATQKIKTGDRLRVDGDLLRVYKIS
- the ppcB gene encoding phenylphosphate carboxylase subunit beta, with the translated sequence MNDLRSFIRECEKHGQLKTISSVVDWNMELSHIAKVNEEAGGSALLFENVQGYSIPVLTSAFTTPSRMAIALGQPPHYSMARLAKEWMLLATKKLVPPTIVRDGPIMENIVSGDDVNLYDFPVPFFNALDGGRFIGTAVYLITKDPDSGWVNLGTYRMQVHDGKRCGVQMIKGKHGDLILRKYQQRKEKMPAAAVIGGDPLLFLVGSSMIPFQVNEYDVVGALRGKAVEVLESDFSGLHLPSHAEIVLEGEIDPDDFINEGPFGEYTGYYSGEPTPKVFLNVKRILHRNNPIFWACVVGRPINDVCMIQSLNRTASLWSDLEAMKIPGVKSVYIPASSSGRFWAVVSVQQLYPGHSMQVGTAVISTTTGSYGLKGVIIVEDDIAADDWEQVLWSLSVRYDPLRSTQIINRGRSTSLDPSLPIDSRQIVSRIIMDACTPFEWKHKPMPVLLDPDTLERIRNRWDDLQLGYEPKF